Proteins co-encoded in one Lasioglossum baleicum chromosome 14, iyLasBale1, whole genome shotgun sequence genomic window:
- the Alpha-phers gene encoding phenylalanine--tRNA ligase alpha subunit isoform X2 gives MRGSLFQIMAKQLSDQILDYLAEHGEVNSLALADVFKENHQKIIGAIKSLEAVGDLIITQQIQEKKWELTSEGQHVVNYGSHEAAVYNAVTNDGVPQSEIMQKVPYAKIGFSKALQAGWIQIDKSTETPIIKKKVQSIEDVTQNHLKDLADLTDRLRSDYKKRKLIQEVIIKSVLLRKGPNFTTKVEKLETELTADLIMNGAWKTKKFKPYNFSAMGSALDVGHLHPLLKVRSEFRKIFLEMGFTEMPTNNFVESSFWNFDALFQPQQHPARDAHDTFFISEPCRTTNFPKDYLEKVRRVHSNGGYGSLGYRYDWKIEEAQKNLLRTHTTAVSARMLYKLMETGEFKPVKYFSIDRVFRNETLDATHLAEFHQIEGVVADYNLTLGDLIGVLYEFFKKLGITQLEFKPAYNPYTEPSMEIFCYHNGLQKWIEIGNSGMFRPEMLLPMGLPSNVNVIAWGLSLERPTMIKYGINNIRDLVGSKVDMEMVYNNPICRLNK, from the exons ATGCGCGGTAGTCTGTTTCAAATAATGGCGAAACAACTGAGCGACCAAATTTTAGATTACTTGGCCGAACATGGGGAAGTTAATTCTTTGGCGCTCGCGGATGTTTTTAAAGAAAATCATCAGAAAATAATAGGAGCGATCAAAAGTCTGGAAGCAGTCGGTGAC TTGATTATAACGCAACAAATACAAGAGAAAAAGTGGGAATTAACGTCTGAGGGTCAGCACGTTGTGAACTATGGAAGTCATGAAGCAGCAGTGTATAACGCTGTTACCAACGATGGAGTACCCCAGTCTGAAATCATGCAGAAAGTACCATATGCGAAAATTGGATTTTCAAAAGCGTTGCAGGCCGGTTGGATACAAATTGACAAGAGCACCGAAACACCTattataaaaaagaaagtaCAATCCATTGAGGATGTAACGCAGAATCATCTAAAAGATCTAGCGGACCTGACCGATCGTCTTAGAAGCGATTATAAGAAAAGGAAACTCATTCAAGAAGT CATCATAAAGTCGGTTCTATTGAGAAAAGGTCCGAATTTTACAacgaaagttgaaaaattagAAACAGAATTGACAGCGGACTTGATAATGAATGGCGCTTGGAAGACGAAAAAGTTTAAGCCGTATAATTTCTCGGCAATGGGTTCTGCACTGGACGTAGGCCATTTGCACCCTCTGTTAAAAGTCAGGAGCGAATTTAGGAAAATCTTCCTTGAAATGGG ATTCACGGAAATGCCGACGAACAATTTCGTAGAGAGTTCTTTCTGGAACTTCGACGCTCTGTTTCAAcctcagcaacatcctgctagAGACGCTCACGATACCTTCTTTATATCTG aACCATGTCGCACTACAAACTTTCCAAAGGATTATCTAGAAAAAGTGAGGCGAGTGCATAGCAATGGAGGATATGGATCTCTCGGTTATCGTTACGACTGGAAAATAGAGGAAGCCCAGAAGAATCTTCTTCGCACTCACACAACTGCTGTCAGTGCCAGGATGCTCTACAAGCTGATGGAAACG gGCGAGTTTAAACCGGTGAAATATTTCAGTATCGATAGAGTATTTCGCAATGAAACATTGGATGCTACGCATCTTGCGGAATTTCACCAGATCGAAGGTGTAGTTGCTGATTATAATCTTACGTTGGGCGATTTGATAGGGGTCTTGtacgaatttttcaaaaaactcGGAATCACGCAACTCGAGTTCAAACCTGCGTATAATCCATACACCGAGCCGAGCATGGAAATCTTCTGTTACCATAATGGCTTGCAGAAGTGGATCGAAATTGGTAACAGTGGAATGTTCAGACCAGAAATGTTGTTACCAATGGGTCTACCAAGCAACGTTAACGTAATTGCTTGGGGATTATCTTTAGAAAG GCCAACTATGATTAAATATGGAATAAATAATATACGAGATTTAGTTGGGTCAAAAGTGGACATGGAAATGGTTTATAACAATCCTATTTGTCgtttaaacaagtaa
- the Alpha-phers gene encoding phenylalanine--tRNA ligase alpha subunit isoform X1 — MRGSLFQIMAKQLSDQILDYLAEHGEVNSLALADVFKENHQKIIGAIKSLEAVGDLIITQQIQEKKWELTSEGQHVVNYGSHEAAVYNAVTNDGVPQSEIMQKVPYAKIGFSKALQAGWIQIDKSTETPIIKKKVQSIEDVTQNHLKDLADLTDRLRSDYKKRKLIQEVIIKSVLLRKGPNFTTKVEKLETELTADLIMNGAWKTKKFKPYNFSAMGSALDVGHLHPLLKVRSEFRKIFLEMGFTEMPTNNFVESSFWNFDALFQPQQHPARDAHDTFFISEPCRTTNFPKDYLEKVRRVHSNGGYGSLGYRYDWKIEEAQKNLLRTHTTAVSARMLYKLMETGEFKPVKYFSIDRVFRNETLDATHLAEFHQIEGVVADYNLTLGDLIGVLYEFFKKLGITQLEFKPAYNPYTEPSMEIFCYHNGLQKWIEIGNSGMFRPEMLLPMGLPSNVNVIAWGLSLERPTMIKYGINNIRDLVGSKVDMEMVYNNPICRLNKVSSVPSPKKRSNDKKEKSTPQSQIHESESRAFECTGKFEKQKLVVFCDPKHPMKFLEPLLRIVKPHIKIFIETYVHSTVQDDPKNLFTFCSEYQNTDNAENVDMHLTIIWKNIGVDPILQLPGMQRIMGEVNAARYLNRVIESYNPQLLRYESNGVLYANRVDCYLDKVHSILHSNVYQGIHRKSRYVMGEHMSIVDIFLDILEKLK, encoded by the exons ATGCGCGGTAGTCTGTTTCAAATAATGGCGAAACAACTGAGCGACCAAATTTTAGATTACTTGGCCGAACATGGGGAAGTTAATTCTTTGGCGCTCGCGGATGTTTTTAAAGAAAATCATCAGAAAATAATAGGAGCGATCAAAAGTCTGGAAGCAGTCGGTGAC TTGATTATAACGCAACAAATACAAGAGAAAAAGTGGGAATTAACGTCTGAGGGTCAGCACGTTGTGAACTATGGAAGTCATGAAGCAGCAGTGTATAACGCTGTTACCAACGATGGAGTACCCCAGTCTGAAATCATGCAGAAAGTACCATATGCGAAAATTGGATTTTCAAAAGCGTTGCAGGCCGGTTGGATACAAATTGACAAGAGCACCGAAACACCTattataaaaaagaaagtaCAATCCATTGAGGATGTAACGCAGAATCATCTAAAAGATCTAGCGGACCTGACCGATCGTCTTAGAAGCGATTATAAGAAAAGGAAACTCATTCAAGAAGT CATCATAAAGTCGGTTCTATTGAGAAAAGGTCCGAATTTTACAacgaaagttgaaaaattagAAACAGAATTGACAGCGGACTTGATAATGAATGGCGCTTGGAAGACGAAAAAGTTTAAGCCGTATAATTTCTCGGCAATGGGTTCTGCACTGGACGTAGGCCATTTGCACCCTCTGTTAAAAGTCAGGAGCGAATTTAGGAAAATCTTCCTTGAAATGGG ATTCACGGAAATGCCGACGAACAATTTCGTAGAGAGTTCTTTCTGGAACTTCGACGCTCTGTTTCAAcctcagcaacatcctgctagAGACGCTCACGATACCTTCTTTATATCTG aACCATGTCGCACTACAAACTTTCCAAAGGATTATCTAGAAAAAGTGAGGCGAGTGCATAGCAATGGAGGATATGGATCTCTCGGTTATCGTTACGACTGGAAAATAGAGGAAGCCCAGAAGAATCTTCTTCGCACTCACACAACTGCTGTCAGTGCCAGGATGCTCTACAAGCTGATGGAAACG gGCGAGTTTAAACCGGTGAAATATTTCAGTATCGATAGAGTATTTCGCAATGAAACATTGGATGCTACGCATCTTGCGGAATTTCACCAGATCGAAGGTGTAGTTGCTGATTATAATCTTACGTTGGGCGATTTGATAGGGGTCTTGtacgaatttttcaaaaaactcGGAATCACGCAACTCGAGTTCAAACCTGCGTATAATCCATACACCGAGCCGAGCATGGAAATCTTCTGTTACCATAATGGCTTGCAGAAGTGGATCGAAATTGGTAACAGTGGAATGTTCAGACCAGAAATGTTGTTACCAATGGGTCTACCAAGCAACGTTAACGTAATTGCTTGGGGATTATCTTTAGAAAG GCCAACTATGATTAAATATGGAATAAATAATATACGAGATTTAGTTGGGTCAAAAGTGGACATGGAAATGGTTTATAACAATCCTATTTGTCgtttaaacaa GGTCAGTAGTGTTCCTTCGCCAAAAAAGAGATCCAATGACAAGAAAGAAAAATCCACTCCGCAATCGCAAATTCATGAAAGCGAGTCTCGCGCGTTCGAGTGTACAGGAAAATTCGAAAAACAAAAGCTTGTGGTATTTTGCGATCCGAAACATCCAATGAAGTTCCTGGAACCATTGCTCCGTATCGTGAAAccccatattaaaatatttatagaaacGTACGTGCACTCGACTGTTCAAGATGATCCGAAGAATCTATTTACTTTTTGCTCGGAATACCAAAATACGGATAATGCCGAGAACGTCGACAtgcatttaacaataatttggAAGAACATCGGAGTCGATCCAATATTGCAGTTACCGGGGATGCAACGAATAATGGGCGAAGTGAACGCAGCGAGATATTTGAATCGCGTGATCGAAAGTTACAACCCACAATTGTTGCGTTACGAGAGCAACGGTGTGTTGTATGCAAATCGAGTAGACTGTTATTTAGACAAGGTGCATAGCATTTTACATTCGAACGTGTATCAGGGTATTCACAGGAAATCACGCTACGTAATGGGCGAGCATATGTCTATCGTGGATATCTTTTTGGATATCCTCGAGAAGTTGAAATAA